One region of Skermanella mucosa genomic DNA includes:
- a CDS encoding glycosyltransferase — MRNDASPPPLFSIVTVVLDDREGLRRTRSSLRRQSFRDFAWIVVDGGSEDGTRDDIVRFAPEIAWWRSGPDQGLYDAMNIGMAAATGDYLLFLNAGDELASPDSLGRLAAEIRASASPDFLYCDALERTSGGTLLLKPARSHRTVWYGMFTHHQAMVYRRLAVADLRYDLSFTVGADYAFTISALSVNPRVVRLREPLVIFAAGGLSYVMHSVGRRDQTRIRRRYLRLSVISCFLIMVVQYLAMLTRRGFPVFYEIYRCRRMYE, encoded by the coding sequence ATGAGAAACGACGCATCGCCCCCTCCGCTGTTCAGCATCGTCACGGTGGTGCTCGACGACCGTGAGGGACTGAGGCGGACGAGGTCGAGCCTGCGCCGCCAATCCTTTCGGGATTTCGCCTGGATCGTCGTCGACGGCGGGTCGGAGGACGGCACCCGCGACGACATCGTCCGCTTCGCCCCCGAGATCGCGTGGTGGCGCTCCGGACCCGACCAGGGCCTCTACGATGCCATGAACATCGGCATGGCCGCCGCGACCGGCGACTACCTGCTGTTCCTCAACGCCGGCGACGAGTTGGCGTCGCCCGACAGCCTGGGGCGGCTCGCGGCGGAGATACGGGCGAGCGCCTCGCCCGATTTCCTGTACTGCGACGCCCTGGAGCGCACCTCCGGGGGGACCCTGCTGCTGAAGCCGGCCAGATCGCACCGGACCGTCTGGTACGGCATGTTCACCCATCACCAGGCCATGGTCTATCGGCGTCTGGCGGTCGCCGACCTCCGCTACGACCTGTCGTTCACGGTTGGAGCGGACTATGCGTTCACGATCTCGGCGCTGTCCGTAAATCCCCGAGTCGTCCGCTTGCGTGAGCCTCTGGTCATTTTTGCAGCCGGCGGTCTGTCCTATGTGATGCATTCGGTCGGGCGGCGCGACCAGACCCGCATTCGCCGTCGCTACCTTCGCCTTTCCGTCATTTCCTGCTTTTTAATAATGGTGGTGCAATATCTGGCCATGCTCACGCGCCGCGGATTTCCGGTGTTTTACGAAATTTATCGATGCCGCCGGATGTACGAGTAG